The DNA sequence tgactcttctcttctctcttgtGTGTACACATATCAGGGATCATCTTAAGAAggattcttcttcttcacatagtGCCGCAGGTACTGGATAGCCGACAGCGCACTCACATTTGCTAGCAGAGCTGAACAGGATTTCAATAAAGGTTACTTTGAAGAAGTGGATGTCAATTCACCAAgttatacagtaggctacatttcatGTTCAATAAACTTAAAGCCCCTGGAAACGTGGTTTCACATAAGTGTTTCCCATTAACAATTAATATTCATAGTTATTTTATTAAGTGTTCAatactcaaaaactcaaaaaacAACTGTCAGATTTTAAGTACAGTATTGCTAAACTCTGGTGCACAGAAATACTTGACGTCACCTTTCAGGAAGCAGCTGATGGAGAGAATTTGTTTTCAGGGCATTTCATGTTTGTATTTTAgattatatagatatatagattaaTGACTGTAACAGCAGAATAGCAATGCAAGAAGTTTCATACCTGCTTTCCAGGCATCAGCAGTGTCCGGATCAGAGGATTTTAACACCCAGGAGGCAAAAGCAATGCAGACCAAACACATATCTGATTGCTTCAGCGTGGAGAAGAGGCCCTCTCGTCCTgtcacatgcacaaacacagtaGATTTCATTTAATTGTAGTTTTGcattgggtgtgtgtgtttttttttcagcccgCTGTATGAGAGAGCTCAGACTTACTCGTTGTCTGTATAGCTTCCAAAACCCTCTGCTGCACTGCTAGCTCTCTAAACAACTGAGAAGGCGTTGAAGTGACTCTCCTCTCAGTGAGCACTGTTATTGGTGGATCCGCACTCTTCATCGCGATCTTCTCAGCCTCAACTGGGAACACCCAGGCACCAGATCTCCTGCACCAGATACTACCTTTGTCGGGAAAGTGAATCTTCCTTATCAAACTTTTCCAGCTATGAAATCCATGTGGGGCCGCTGCCCCACAATCACTCCCCTGGATGAAAGAGCGAGACACAACTCTGATTGGAGAGAtgtcgtcgtcgtcgtcctCCTCCTCGCAGTCTGCGCTCAAGAAAACATAGTTTAGATGTGGGAATGTGAGTTCTCTGACAGTGGGATGAGAACAGGAGAAAATGGGTATGGGTCTCTCATCGCTGCGCTGGGAATCGTGAAGGGAAAAGAACGACATTTCATCCCTAAATGTACAAAGAGTGTAGTCAAACACAGGAGCCACTGAGATGTCTTCTGGATCATAGAAGGTGACACACCGCGAGTCCCTCTTTGTTTTATTCTCTCTGAGTAAGTATTCAAACACTTCAGGGAAGGATACTTGATAATGTTCATCCAGAAAAGGTGGAGGCATCAGTGTTCCAACGCTGTCGCTTGCTTTTAAAACCACCTTTTCCTCCAGAGATGGACTACAGCTGCTGAGCAACAGACTGCTCTCATCATTCCCAAGTAGCAACTGCAAAGATAAATCCTCTGTGTTGAGAGCTTGTACGTTGTGCATGCTTTTGCTTTTTGTTATCTGTCTCGGCCATGCAAGTTCGCTTGAAATGAAAGCATTTGAGTCCTGATCCTCAAAACGTTTACTTGCGAAGTCCTCTAAAGGCACGGGTGTCTCCTTTCCTTCAGAGCCTGTGGAGTCCTCTTCCTCATGTGCTAAGAAAGGAGAGTCACATGTGCTTCGTTGTTTTTTGCTTTGAGGGTCAGGACTGTGGATCCTACTGGCGCCAAGAAACTGCCAGTACTCTTCTTCAaaatcggaggtggaaaactcACAGCTTGAGCGATCCGGCCTGGATTCGTCAGGCTGTGTGAAATAGTCTGAGTCAGCAGTGTCAGATGTATCCATCAGACCTCCATCAAACAAATTATACTCCGCAGGGTCAATTAAGGAGCTGTGATCGTCTACGCTTGGTGTCACTGTTTCTTGTGTTTCCCTGGGAGCGGTGCTTCTACCCATCCTGACCTGCAAAATGTCACGTATCGTCAATTTTTCCATTTCATCCCAAAAAGCAGAAATGGCGTACACAGGGCGAGCGTGGCCCGCGGCTTCGGCATATGTTTCAGGGCTGTCCGCCACAGAGCAGAATGTTACAGTTAAATCAGGAATGGGGAGAAGCTGATCTCCTGAAGAGCAATCAGATGCTGTAAGATTAACTTCATGTTTCTGGAGTCCAGGTGTGTTCGGGGGCAGCGtgctgtgtgtgtcattatCACATGTGAAGTTGTCATCTGGCATTTTGGCAGCACTTTGGCCAGCAGATGGAAATGTCAGGGTGGGCTGAACATCAGTGCTTTCATGACCTTTAGCGTTGGTAGCTATTACATTGCATGAGAGAATGCTAGCACAAGGATGCACTTCTCTGTCCTGCGTATTGTCTGCTTTGGTATTCTCAGTCAGATTGAATAGATGGCTGTTTTCTGCCAGAGATGATGAGCTTTGCAATTGTTGGTGTTCCACGAGAAGATGTCGAAGTTCCTCCATTGATTCAGCAGCTGACAGATAGCTTTCAGAATCAAAACTGTGAGTGGAGTAGAACTTGACGTCGTCCTCAAGCTCATCAGGCTCTACACTGTCAAACTGTGACAGATCTTTGTGGGGTGTGGATGCTGAGGTGCTTGCGTTTTGTGATGTTCTGTCTCTTGTTGGCTCAGTGATATTGTCTTTGGCGGCGTGAGACATCACCAGTTTTTCCGACAAATTGTCTTCTTCGCCAGACGTTGAAGACATTTGCGATGAATCTGAAATGCCTCCCATCTGAACTTTCTCAGGATCTTCTTCAGCACTCATATACCCTCCTGATTGTTGTACCAAGTTTTGGTTTGCTTGTGTGACATGCTCTGTGTATGTTACTCCCTCAGATTCATTTGTAGCTTTCATTATCTCAAACTTTAGGCTGCTTTCAAGCAATTTCTCTTGCCCAGGTCTCATGTGATCGTCCTTacgagtttttttttgtctccgtTTTCTTTTCACAGAGGCGGCACACACTCGCTGTCGTGCAGGACCGTCATTCACTGTCACGAACCAGCGCTCTTTTTCTGCTCTTATAGCTCCTCCACTCACATCCTCGCTCACAGCTCTGCCCGTGGTGTGCGGCTCAGTCACATTCAGCTCTGTTCGGCTGCAAGAAAGTGGGTCAGATTCCTGCGTGGATTTGAGTTCACGAATGTCACTCTCCATTTGCACATCTCCATCTGATGACTGAACATTTAGTTGCTCAGTTTGCAGTGTGGTTGTGATGTTGTCATTTGTCTTCTCTGTGTTGTGCCCTGCTATGGGGATGGTGGTTCCTTCAGGATGATTAAGGCATAGTTCAGCTTTTGTTGTAAGATCATCTTGTCCTGCTCCTGAACCACTCTGAATAATCTCCACTGATATATACTTTACACAACCTGTGCAGTTCTCTACCTCCATGCAGCATCCTGCAGCGCTGCTTTCAGCGTCATCACGGTTTGCAGCAGAGCTTTGCTCTGGCTCCTGTTGGCTTGTGCCGAAAACTGAACTTGAGTTTTCCGAGTCCTCTGAATCAGTGAGGCTCAAGCTATCATGGCAGGCGAGCGAAGGCTGCAGCAGACAACACTCCTCACACTCCTCATAGAAGCTTGTCCAGTCATATTCTGCAATGTGGATGCTGTGATCTAAATCATCCATTTTGATACCTCACATGCTCTTCAATCTgaagaaaaaagaggaaacatgAGGATCAGTGTTAGAAGGTTGCAGATTTAGGTATTTTGCATGCAAAATGACTTTTTCTTATATCTGCTGGTTTCGAAGCGTCACAGTTGAAGACAGAAACAGACTGAAGAATATAGTCAAAACCTGCCCTAAAATTATTAGTGTGAAACAAAGAGATTTAAATTATCTTTGTAATCAACAAATCTTGCGTAAAGCAACAAGCATTTTGTCTGCTTAAGATCATGTTGTTCAGAGTGAATTTTCTCTGTTGCCATCAAGACGTCGATATATTTGACCTGCTTTTAAAACTAATCGCTACTCTAATTCTTTTATCCCTTCTGCAATTCGACTTTTAAATGGATGaaatctatatttttatttttgtttatgtatCTACTCTCTAgggtgtaggcctatatgtaggcttgtgtgctgtatgtattgtaggtgtgtgttgtctgtagcTGCTCTAAACTAATTGCCACTTGTGGGATTAATAGAGTTATTGAATTGATGAAATGCAAGAAGTAGCAGTACATCCTTGGCATCCTCACTAAGTTATAGTTGTAGTTCCATCAACACATTTGAGTTAAATATAGAGCGTGCATTTGTCTTGAGCTCAACATTGCTTGTCATCAGCTGTCATTAGGAAACTGCTGTGCAAAAGGCAAAAAAGCTCTTGTAAAAAGCTTGAGAggttttaaagcaacaccagaGCACTGTGGTCACAAGCTCTATAACAGAGCCCAAAATACTCTGGTCATATGACCTGATATGAAAAAAATCAGCTGTCCAATGTCAGgacacaacatactgtatcaGCTTAACAAACATACTCGGTAGGGGTCATTGATGCAATGCGATATacgtaaacaaaaaaaattaaatatgatCTTACTTAAAATAAAGCCAACTCAAATATTCCTCcttatattttgtatttcatcAACACAATTCTTTTGTAGTATTGTTTCAACTGCTCTATGTCAAAGTCATTGAAGGTCTCGTCTATTACGTTATTGATACAACATTAAGCCTTTGGCTACAGTTCATTCATGttaatgtgtttctgttgtaAAAAGAGACCTACCTGTTGCAGAAGGACGAAGCATCCAGTTTGAAGATGTCGGTACTTTCTCCCTGCAGGGACATTTCACTTCTGATGTCCGTCTGTCCTTGCTTATGTCAGACTGGGGCCTTGCACTCAGCGGTTATAAATAGAGTATGTCCAGTCACATGTAGCTGCAAACATCCGTCCCTCTATTACCAGAGGTATGACATTTCAGTACCCTAAAATACAAGCCCTTTTACAGTTATTAGAGGTGAGATCAATAATTAATTCCATTATTAACATTATATAagttttaaagattatttctgGGCCTTTTATgacctttaattgataggatagCTTAAAGAccagaaaggggagagaagggggacaacatgcagcaaagggccacaggtcacaTTCGAACCCTGGCCACTGGCAaagactcagcctacatggagCGCACACTCTACTAGGTGAGCTATAGGTCACCCTGACACATGACACATTTTGAATGGATCATGGATATTTTATGTACACTACCGGCCAAAAGTTTgcggtcacttagaaatttccattccactccattacagacagaataccagctgagatcagttgcattgttttttttaatcagggcagcagttttcagaccacattatgtgcttacataattgcaaaagggttctccaatgttttctcagttagcctatTAAAATATCAGATCAGTAAACAGAGTGTTGTTTGATGTGCCTTTGGagcattggatgaatggttgctgataatgggcaatgtagatgttgcattaaagatcagccacttctttcttcaacagtcgagaacccttttgcaattatgtaagcacataatgtaatctgaaaactgctgccctgattaaaaaaaacaatgcatctGATcccagctggtattctgtctgtaatggagtggaatggaaatttctaagtgaccccaaacttttgactggtagtgtatCTAGTGCATTTAAAATGACATCTGATCAAATGTCAATTATTTTCTACAAAGGCATgcataaattatttattttttaatttgcatt is a window from the Perca flavescens isolate YP-PL-M2 chromosome 4, PFLA_1.0, whole genome shotgun sequence genome containing:
- the perm1b gene encoding uncharacterized protein perm1b — its product is MDDLDHSIHIAEYDWTSFYEECEECCLLQPSLACHDSLSLTDSEDSENSSSVFGTSQQEPEQSSAANRDDAESSAAGCCMEVENCTGCVKYISVEIIQSGSGAGQDDLTTKAELCLNHPEGTTIPIAGHNTEKTNDNITTTLQTEQLNVQSSDGDVQMESDIRELKSTQESDPLSCSRTELNVTEPHTTGRAVSEDVSGGAIRAEKERWFVTVNDGPARQRVCAASVKRKRRQKKTRKDDHMRPGQEKLLESSLKFEIMKATNESEGVTYTEHVTQANQNLVQQSGGYMSAEEDPEKVQMGGISDSSQMSSTSGEEDNLSEKLVMSHAAKDNITEPTRDRTSQNASTSASTPHKDLSQFDSVEPDELEDDVKFYSTHSFDSESYLSAAESMEELRHLLVEHQQLQSSSSLAENSHLFNLTENTKADNTQDREVHPCASILSCNVIATNAKGHESTDVQPTLTFPSAGQSAAKMPDDNFTCDNDTHSTLPPNTPGLQKHEVNLTASDCSSGDQLLPIPDLTVTFCSVADSPETYAEAAGHARPVYAISAFWDEMEKLTIRDILQVRMGRSTAPRETQETVTPSVDDHSSLIDPAEYNLFDGGLMDTSDTADSDYFTQPDESRPDRSSCEFSTSDFEEEYWQFLGASRIHSPDPQSKKQRSTCDSPFLAHEEEDSTGSEGKETPVPLEDFASKRFEDQDSNAFISSELAWPRQITKSKSMHNVQALNTEDLSLQLLLGNDESSLLLSSCSPSLEEKVVLKASDSVGTLMPPPFLDEHYQVSFPEVFEYLLRENKTKRDSRCVTFYDPEDISVAPVFDYTLCTFRDEMSFFSLHDSQRSDERPIPIFSCSHPTVRELTFPHLNYVFLSADCEEEDDDDDISPIRVVSRSFIQGSDCGAAAPHGFHSWKSLIRKIHFPDKGSIWCRRSGAWVFPVEAEKIAMKSADPPITVLTERRVTSTPSQLFRELAVQQRVLEAIQTTRREGLFSTLKQSDMCLVCIAFASWVLKSSDPDTADAWKAALLANVSALSAIQYLRHYVKKKNPS